The following nucleotide sequence is from Streptomyces brevispora.
CGAACGCCGCCAGGGTCAGCGAGTGGAAGACCTCGTGGAATCCGAACCAGCGCGGTGACGGGTTCGGCCGCTTGATGCCGTAGATCACGCCGCCGGCGCTGTAGAGCAGTCCGCCGACGACGACCAGGACGAGCACCGCGATCCCGCCGGTCCGCATGAAGTCCGGCAGGAAGAAGACCGCGGCCCAGCCCATCGCGATGTAGCACGGCGTGTAGAGCCAGCGCGGGGCGCCGACCCAGAACACCCGGAAGGCGATGCCCGCGACCGCCGCACCCCAGACCGCCCACAGGAGCGGGGTCCCGGTGGAGCGGGGCAGGAGCAGCAGGGTCAGCGGGGTGTAGGTGCCCGCGATGATCAGGAAGATGTTGGCGTGGTCGAGCCTGCGCAGTACGGCCTCGCCGCGCGGCCCCCAGGTGCCGCGGTGGTAGACGGCGCTCACGCCGAACAGCAGGCACGCGGTCAGGATGTAGATCCCGCAGGCGATCCGGGCGCGGGTGGTGTCCGTGAGCGCGATGAGCACGATGCCCGCGATGAGGACCGCGGGGAACATCCCGGCGTGCAGCCAGCCGCGCATCCGGGGCTTCAGCGGGACG
It contains:
- the trhA gene encoding PAQR family membrane homeostasis protein TrhA — its product is MTAAAAPEPAGLEPAETDTVPLKPRMRGWLHAGMFPAVLIAGIVLIALTDTTRARIACGIYILTACLLFGVSAVYHRGTWGPRGEAVLRRLDHANIFLIIAGTYTPLTLLLLPRSTGTPLLWAVWGAAVAGIAFRVFWVGAPRWLYTPCYIAMGWAAVFFLPDFMRTGGIAVLVLVVVGGLLYSAGGVIYGIKRPNPSPRWFGFHEVFHSLTLAAFVVHYVGISLVAYNQS